Proteins co-encoded in one Halorussus vallis genomic window:
- a CDS encoding AAA family ATPase, whose product MTDELSTPDDVTNRIRAIRSEVRRRVVGQEAVVDQVLACLLCDGNALLESTPGLGKTLLVRTLAAVTDLSFSRIQNTPDLMPSDVVGTEMVRETETGRTFTFERGPVFANLVLSDEINRATPKTQSALLEAMEEGQVTAGNETYDLPEPFFVLATQNPIDQEGTYPLPEAQADRFLLKILLDYPSADAEREIVDRYTRDVDATVPVEKQVSAGELRRMQRLAHKVPMADDVRDLAVGLVRDTRTADDLEYGASPRASMALVRAAKARALIEGRTHVSADDVAAMAPPVLRHRVVVDFRAEREGTTPDDVVAALLDDR is encoded by the coding sequence ATGACTGACGAGCTATCGACCCCCGACGACGTGACGAATCGAATACGAGCGATCCGGTCCGAGGTTCGACGGCGAGTCGTCGGGCAGGAGGCGGTCGTCGACCAGGTGCTCGCCTGCCTGCTCTGCGACGGCAACGCGCTGCTGGAGAGCACGCCGGGGCTGGGCAAGACCCTGCTCGTGCGCACCCTCGCGGCGGTCACCGACCTCTCGTTCTCGCGCATCCAGAACACCCCCGACCTGATGCCCTCGGACGTCGTCGGCACCGAGATGGTCCGGGAAACCGAAACCGGCCGAACGTTCACCTTCGAGCGGGGGCCGGTGTTCGCCAACCTCGTGCTCTCCGACGAGATAAACCGGGCGACGCCGAAGACCCAGTCGGCGCTCCTGGAGGCGATGGAGGAGGGCCAGGTGACCGCCGGCAACGAGACGTACGACCTCCCCGAACCGTTCTTCGTGCTGGCCACCCAGAACCCCATCGACCAGGAGGGGACGTACCCGCTCCCGGAGGCCCAGGCCGACCGCTTCCTGCTGAAGATACTGCTCGACTACCCGTCGGCCGACGCCGAGCGCGAAATCGTGGACCGGTACACCCGGGACGTCGACGCGACCGTCCCCGTCGAGAAGCAGGTTTCGGCCGGCGAACTCCGCCGGATGCAGCGACTCGCCCACAAGGTGCCAATGGCCGACGACGTCCGGGACCTCGCGGTCGGCCTCGTCAGGGACACGCGGACCGCCGACGACCTGGAGTACGGGGCCAGTCCCCGCGCGAGCATGGCGCTCGTCAGGGCGGCGAAGGCACGCGCGCTAATCGAAGGGCGGACCCACGTCAGCGCCGACGACGTGGCCGCGATGGCGCCGCCCGTCCTCCGCCACCGCGTGGTGGTCGACTTCCGGGCCGAGCGCGAGGGGACGACCCCCGACGACGTGGTCGCGGCGCTGCTCGACGACCGATGA
- a CDS encoding transporter → MVRLSTGVILVGVVFLFIPIPPIATIIGVLLILAGLAMRFLGGS, encoded by the coding sequence ATGGTCAGATTATCGACCGGCGTGATACTCGTCGGCGTGGTGTTCCTGTTCATCCCGATTCCCCCGATAGCGACCATCATCGGCGTCCTGCTGATTCTGGCCGGACTGGCGATGCGGTTCCTGGGCGGATCCTGA
- a CDS encoding PAS domain S-box protein, protein MGSVTRIITGVGERRTVIGLGVLHVAVALGFVAMPVVDMPVGDTVVETILVGGSGIALAYGGYRLPATDIRPDLYHIVGTWCLRAIGVMLGIAALGSIVGGVDEPVGAFVVLPALASVAGLGMGYHDARARTRAVDAEERRREAEQYSRELERYQTIVETVNDGIFVIDEENRFTLVNDAYTELVGYEREELLGSNSAFLATGDTDVEAMSDTIHEDLGSGLAGRQTYESKIQTASGETREVESTVALLPEQEGADRDKVVVVRDITERNERERRLEKQNERLDSFAGLVAHELRNPVTIGQIYSQQLPSDGDRKATEYITEAFDRIEHIIDVMLVITRGRKAVSESESVELADVVRETWDEADSSGATLSVAVDRAIEADETYVRHLFRNLFENAVEHGGSDVTVTVGDLPTGFYVEDDGTGIPKDDREVVFGSGYTTAGGRGGMGLGLTFVREMADIYGWTCSVTESESGGARFEFENVTET, encoded by the coding sequence ATGGGGAGCGTGACGCGGATTATCACCGGCGTGGGCGAGCGGCGCACGGTTATCGGACTCGGAGTACTGCACGTCGCGGTTGCCCTCGGGTTCGTCGCCATGCCGGTCGTCGACATGCCGGTCGGCGACACCGTCGTCGAGACGATTCTCGTCGGCGGGAGCGGTATCGCGCTGGCCTACGGCGGCTATCGCCTCCCCGCGACGGACATTCGGCCGGACCTCTACCACATCGTCGGGACGTGGTGTCTACGCGCCATCGGGGTGATGCTCGGCATCGCCGCGCTCGGGTCGATAGTGGGCGGCGTCGACGAACCGGTTGGCGCCTTCGTCGTGCTACCGGCGCTCGCCAGCGTCGCCGGCCTCGGGATGGGATACCACGACGCCAGAGCCAGAACCCGTGCGGTGGACGCAGAGGAGCGCCGACGGGAGGCCGAACAGTACAGCCGGGAACTCGAACGCTACCAGACCATCGTCGAGACGGTCAACGACGGCATCTTCGTCATCGACGAGGAGAACCGCTTCACGCTGGTCAACGACGCCTACACCGAACTGGTCGGCTACGAGCGCGAGGAACTGCTCGGCTCGAATTCGGCGTTCCTCGCGACGGGAGATACGGACGTGGAGGCGATGTCGGATACCATCCACGAGGACCTAGGGAGCGGACTCGCCGGGCGCCAGACGTACGAGTCGAAGATACAGACCGCGTCCGGGGAGACGCGCGAGGTGGAGTCGACCGTCGCGCTCCTCCCAGAGCAGGAGGGCGCCGACCGGGACAAGGTCGTCGTGGTGCGCGACATCACCGAGCGCAACGAGCGCGAGCGACGGCTCGAGAAGCAGAACGAGCGCCTCGACAGTTTCGCGGGGCTGGTCGCCCACGAACTTCGCAATCCCGTCACCATCGGCCAGATTTACAGCCAACAACTCCCGTCGGACGGCGACCGGAAGGCGACCGAGTACATCACGGAAGCGTTCGACCGCATCGAACACATCATCGACGTCATGCTGGTCATCACGCGCGGTCGGAAGGCGGTCTCCGAGAGCGAGTCGGTCGAACTCGCCGACGTGGTGCGCGAGACGTGGGACGAGGCCGACTCCTCGGGTGCGACCCTCTCGGTCGCAGTCGACCGGGCGATAGAGGCCGACGAGACGTACGTCCGCCACCTGTTCCGCAACCTCTTCGAGAACGCGGTCGAACACGGCGGGTCGGACGTCACCGTCACGGTCGGCGACCTGCCCACCGGCTTCTACGTCGAGGACGACGGGACCGGTATCCCGAAAGACGACCGAGAGGTGGTGTTCGGGTCCGGATACACGACGGCGGGCGGTCGCGGCGGGATGGGCCTGGGGCTGACGTTCGTCCGGGAGATGGCCGACATCTACGGATGGACGTGTTCGGTCACGGAGAGCGAATCGGGCGGCGCGCGTTTCGAGTTCGAGAACGTGACCGAGACGTAG
- the leuS gene encoding leucine--tRNA ligase, producing MQSDGADGYDPSAIEPKWQRAWDDADVFEISDDAEDPTYVLGMFPYTSGNIHMGHVRNYTITDAYARYKRMRGESVLHPMGWDSFGLPAENAAIERDIDPEEWTMSCIDSMREEMEAMGFGYDWSREITTCQPDYYRWNQWIFNRFFEEGLVERKASEVNWCPSCETVLADEQVEGEAELCWRCDTPVEQRDLDQWFFTITDYADELVDALDELDGWPDSVRGMQRDWIGRQHGATVEFNVEGHGPVEVFTTRLDTIHGVSFFALAPDHDIAEELAAEDDEIAHFVEEVADPEGDEPQGVATDLTATNPATGEEVPVFVADFVLSDVGTGALMGVPGHDDRDHAFAESVGADIVPVVAPSTDDVPDVSEDAYTEDGVLVNSGEYDGLDSAEARERLTEDIESAADSTQYRLRDWGISRQRYWGTPIPIVYCDDCGAVTVPDEDLPVELPEFVNTSGNPLDAVEDFVETTCPDCGGPAERATDTMDTFVDSSWYFLRFISPDLEDAPFDVKQATDWMPVDQYVGGIEHAVMHLLYSRFVTKALADMEMLEQREPFDELVTQGMVLLEGDKMSKSKGNVVSPQNIIDQYGADTARLFIMQAAQPERDFNWTDEGVRSSHRFLTRLYDLVEGFAADAPDGEDDDVAGYVEREIDRTVAIAREDFETLTFNTALRELRELVSLLERYGEYTEPHADTVEYGLRAIVRLLAPVVPHVCEELWDELGEEGFVAEAEWPTFDGDLSEVELERQLVEETRSDVRQIIDVAGIEDPESVTVAVAPEWKYEAHEIARESDSDNVIGELMQQDEIRAKGDAAASYGQQLQDDRQSLKAQLRPKREVEVLRRAAWLLESEFDADVTILPGDETSEEDTKQARPGRPAIDIE from the coding sequence ATGCAATCGGACGGAGCCGACGGATACGACCCGAGCGCGATAGAGCCGAAGTGGCAGCGAGCGTGGGACGACGCGGACGTCTTCGAGATCAGCGACGACGCCGAGGACCCCACCTACGTCCTCGGGATGTTTCCCTACACCTCCGGGAACATCCACATGGGCCACGTCCGCAACTACACCATCACCGACGCCTACGCCCGCTACAAGCGGATGCGCGGCGAGTCGGTGCTCCACCCGATGGGGTGGGACTCGTTCGGCCTCCCCGCCGAGAACGCCGCCATCGAGCGCGACATCGACCCCGAGGAGTGGACGATGTCCTGCATCGACTCGATGCGCGAGGAGATGGAGGCGATGGGCTTCGGCTACGACTGGAGCCGCGAGATAACCACCTGCCAACCCGACTACTACCGCTGGAACCAGTGGATATTCAACCGCTTCTTCGAGGAGGGGCTGGTCGAGCGCAAGGCCTCGGAGGTCAACTGGTGTCCGTCCTGCGAGACGGTGCTGGCCGACGAGCAGGTCGAGGGCGAGGCGGAACTCTGCTGGCGCTGCGACACCCCCGTCGAACAGCGCGACCTCGACCAGTGGTTCTTCACCATCACCGACTACGCCGACGAACTGGTCGACGCGCTCGACGAACTGGACGGGTGGCCCGACAGCGTCCGCGGGATGCAGCGCGACTGGATCGGCCGCCAGCACGGCGCGACGGTCGAGTTCAATGTCGAGGGACATGGCCCGGTCGAGGTGTTCACCACCCGACTCGACACCATCCACGGCGTCTCGTTCTTCGCGCTGGCGCCCGACCACGACATCGCCGAGGAACTGGCGGCCGAGGACGACGAAATCGCCCACTTCGTCGAGGAAGTCGCCGACCCCGAGGGCGACGAACCTCAGGGCGTCGCCACCGACCTGACCGCGACCAACCCCGCCACCGGCGAGGAGGTTCCGGTCTTCGTCGCCGACTTCGTGCTCTCCGACGTGGGCACCGGCGCGCTGATGGGCGTGCCCGGCCACGACGACCGCGACCACGCGTTCGCCGAGTCGGTCGGCGCCGACATCGTCCCCGTCGTCGCGCCGTCGACCGACGACGTGCCGGACGTCTCCGAGGACGCTTACACCGAGGACGGCGTGCTGGTCAACAGCGGCGAGTACGACGGCCTCGACAGCGCCGAGGCCCGCGAGCGACTCACCGAGGACATCGAGAGCGCGGCCGACAGCACCCAGTACCGCCTCCGGGACTGGGGCATCTCCCGCCAGCGCTACTGGGGGACGCCCATCCCCATCGTCTACTGCGACGACTGCGGAGCGGTCACGGTGCCCGACGAGGACCTGCCGGTCGAACTGCCGGAGTTCGTCAACACATCGGGCAACCCGCTCGACGCTGTCGAGGACTTCGTTGAGACGACCTGCCCCGACTGCGGCGGACCCGCCGAACGGGCGACCGACACGATGGACACGTTCGTCGACTCGTCGTGGTACTTCCTGCGGTTCATCTCGCCGGACCTGGAGGACGCCCCGTTCGACGTCAAGCAGGCCACCGACTGGATGCCCGTCGACCAGTACGTGGGCGGCATCGAGCACGCCGTGATGCACCTGCTGTACTCGCGGTTCGTCACCAAGGCGCTCGCGGACATGGAGATGCTCGAACAGCGCGAACCCTTCGACGAACTGGTCACCCAGGGGATGGTGCTGCTGGAGGGCGACAAGATGTCCAAGAGCAAGGGCAACGTCGTCTCGCCCCAGAACATCATCGACCAGTACGGCGCCGACACCGCCCGGCTGTTCATCATGCAGGCCGCCCAGCCAGAGCGGGACTTCAACTGGACCGATGAGGGCGTCCGGTCGAGCCACCGGTTCCTGACCCGGCTGTACGACCTCGTCGAGGGCTTCGCGGCCGACGCGCCAGACGGTGAGGACGACGACGTCGCGGGCTACGTCGAGCGCGAAATCGACCGCACCGTCGCCATCGCCCGGGAGGACTTCGAGACGCTGACGTTCAACACCGCGCTCCGGGAACTCCGCGAACTGGTGAGCCTGCTCGAACGCTACGGCGAGTACACCGAACCCCACGCCGACACGGTCGAGTACGGCCTGCGGGCCATCGTCCGCCTGCTCGCGCCGGTCGTCCCCCACGTCTGCGAGGAACTCTGGGACGAACTCGGCGAAGAGGGCTTCGTGGCCGAGGCCGAGTGGCCGACCTTCGACGGCGACCTCTCGGAGGTCGAACTCGAACGCCAGTTAGTCGAGGAGACCCGCTCGGACGTCCGCCAGATAATCGACGTGGCGGGCATCGAGGACCCCGAGTCGGTGACGGTCGCGGTCGCGCCCGAGTGGAAGTACGAGGCCCACGAAATCGCCCGCGAGTCCGACAGCGACAACGTCATCGGCGAACTGATGCAGCAAGACGAGATTCGCGCCAAGGGCGACGCCGCCGCGAGCTACGGCCAACAGCTCCAGGACGACCGCCAGTCGCTGAAGGCCCAACTGCGCCCCAAGCGCGAGGTCGAGGTGCTTCGCCGCGCCGCCTGGCTGCTGGAGTCGGAGTTCGACGCCGACGTGACGATTCTGCCCGGCGACGAGACGAGCGAAGAGGACACCAAGCAGGCCCGACCCGGGCGGCCGGCCATCGACATCGAGTAG
- a CDS encoding HD domain-containing protein, with product MEAIKDSVHDHIPVGDLARDLLDAPEFQRLRHIKQLGTVRLVYPSANHTRFEHSLGVYHLAREALAHLGVDGERAKAVRAAAMLHDVGHGPYGHQTEGIIQRRLGRHHDEIGHLLAGDSGRDATRVAGEGIPGGPATEGDPAGDDSLATVLESHGLDPDEVAALVAGEGELGGLVAGELDVDRVDYLLRDAHHTGVPYGTIDPERLLSALRLRDGDLVLAAGNVPTAESVLVARALMNAAVYRHHTSRIAGAMLERASERLLDADATDLDPERFARMTDAELLAALRACETTAETAARLERRDLYKRAAWAELDAVPEAVVTADHETVRAFERDIAAAAGVAPDRVLVDTPGEPSIPESSTSVVVGEEVRRLPEESPLVEGVLAAGRAQWRFGVYAPERHTDAVGRAAERVLGVES from the coding sequence ATGGAAGCCATCAAGGACAGCGTCCACGACCACATCCCGGTCGGGGACCTCGCCCGCGACCTGCTGGACGCGCCGGAGTTCCAGCGGTTGCGCCACATCAAGCAACTCGGCACGGTCAGGCTCGTCTACCCCTCCGCGAACCACACCCGGTTCGAGCACAGCCTCGGCGTCTACCACCTCGCCCGCGAGGCGCTCGCCCACCTCGGCGTCGACGGCGAGCGCGCGAAGGCCGTCCGGGCGGCCGCGATGCTCCACGACGTGGGTCACGGTCCCTACGGCCACCAGACCGAGGGCATCATCCAGCGCCGCCTCGGCCGCCACCACGACGAAATCGGCCACCTACTCGCCGGCGACTCGGGTCGCGACGCGACTCGAGTCGCCGGCGAAGGTATTCCCGGCGGGCCGGCGACCGAGGGCGACCCCGCGGGCGACGACTCGCTCGCCACGGTCCTCGAATCCCACGGCCTCGACCCCGACGAGGTCGCCGCGCTGGTCGCGGGCGAGGGCGAACTCGGCGGCCTCGTCGCTGGCGAACTCGACGTCGACCGGGTCGACTACCTCCTCCGGGACGCCCACCACACCGGCGTCCCCTACGGCACCATCGACCCCGAGCGCCTGCTGTCAGCGCTCCGTCTGCGGGACGGTGACCTCGTGCTCGCGGCGGGCAACGTCCCGACCGCCGAGAGCGTGCTGGTCGCCCGCGCGCTGATGAACGCCGCGGTCTACCGCCACCACACCTCCCGCATCGCGGGTGCGATGCTCGAACGCGCCAGCGAGCGCCTGCTCGACGCCGACGCGACCGACCTCGACCCCGAGCGCTTCGCCCGGATGACCGACGCCGAACTGCTGGCGGCGCTCCGGGCGTGCGAGACGACCGCCGAAACCGCCGCCCGCCTCGAACGCCGGGACCTCTACAAGCGGGCGGCGTGGGCCGAACTCGACGCGGTTCCCGAGGCGGTCGTCACCGCCGACCACGAGACGGTCCGGGCGTTCGAACGCGACATCGCCGCCGCCGCGGGCGTCGCGCCCGACCGCGTGCTGGTGGACACACCGGGCGAACCCTCGATTCCCGAGTCCTCAACCAGCGTGGTCGTCGGCGAGGAGGTGCGGCGACTCCCCGAGGAGTCGCCGCTGGTCGAGGGCGTGCTGGCGGCCGGCCGCGCGCAGTGGCGCTTCGGCGTCTACGCGCCCGAGCGGCACACGGATGCAGTAGGTCGAGCGGCCGAGCGCGTGCTGGGCGTGGAGTCGTGA
- a CDS encoding DUF7502 family protein — translation MSDPTPTDATNDSAADGSVDDVRSALAEIRRESYKATFVYASLDATCVLFAVALVLDAVGGSWFDAAVAAGALEPLGVPAPDVGTLLAVVAGAVAFGAEVRLRSRRPVAERFEAANPEVREALRTARDAAAADRTNPMARALYEDVLERLRETSSVGLLNATRLAATVVLALCLSLASVQTAVVGLELGSPVGGSGSNAGGGATHASAAANLSDATLRDGDEVLGDPTDVSAGSENLTAEVGAGPGGDGQREWNYDGDASDGRDDAAVDPQRAGFASPERVEDAALVRRYARELGGNSTDD, via the coding sequence ATGAGCGACCCAACACCGACCGACGCGACGAACGACTCGGCGGCCGACGGGAGCGTCGACGACGTCCGGAGCGCGCTCGCCGAGATTCGCCGCGAGAGCTACAAGGCGACGTTCGTCTACGCCAGCCTCGACGCGACCTGCGTCCTGTTCGCGGTCGCGCTCGTGCTCGACGCGGTCGGCGGTTCCTGGTTCGACGCGGCCGTCGCGGCGGGAGCGCTCGAACCGCTCGGCGTCCCCGCTCCGGACGTCGGCACGCTACTGGCGGTCGTCGCGGGCGCGGTCGCCTTCGGTGCGGAGGTTCGCCTGCGCTCCCGGCGGCCCGTCGCCGAGCGGTTCGAAGCGGCCAACCCCGAGGTCCGGGAGGCGCTCCGAACCGCCCGCGACGCCGCGGCCGCCGACCGGACGAACCCGATGGCCCGGGCGCTGTACGAGGACGTCCTCGAACGCCTGCGGGAGACCTCCAGCGTCGGCCTGCTGAACGCGACGCGACTCGCCGCCACGGTCGTCCTCGCGCTCTGCCTGAGCCTGGCGTCGGTCCAGACGGCCGTCGTCGGCCTCGAACTCGGCTCGCCGGTCGGCGGTTCCGGGTCGAACGCCGGCGGCGGGGCGACCCACGCCTCGGCCGCGGCGAACCTCTCGGACGCGACCCTGCGCGACGGCGACGAAGTGCTGGGGGACCCGACCGACGTCTCGGCCGGGTCCGAGAACCTGACCGCCGAGGTCGGCGCCGGTCCCGGCGGCGACGGCCAGCGCGAGTGGAACTACGACGGCGATGCGAGCGACGGCCGCGACGACGCGGCCGTCGACCCACAGCGGGCGGGGTTCGCGTCGCCGGAGCGCGTCGAAGACGCCGCGCTCGTGCGGCGATACGCCCGCGAACTCGGAGGAAACTCGACCGATGACTGA
- a CDS encoding VWA domain-containing protein, which produces MVPATLVRPELVRLELVRAVARRAAVPGVSVPGFDATVEFARPAVLAALPVAAVVLGLLVLRRGGGRAATPDAGAGRRARIALLATRTVVVACLVVAAAGPTTVTTATTPGDPTVTMLVDRSASTDVYPSVADDLEAAIESEGVAVDRVRVAAGNRSRVGDGLLANLRPNGSVLVVSDGRVTGGASLARAADVAESVDATVNRVRLTPNRTDRRVAVFGPSKVSVGVENRFAVRVSGVESGESAGGGGEGANGGAAPTGATVTIEVDGSVVDSRPVPENGTVSVTRNFSSVGPHRITARLNGDDVHAANDVYRKTVQAVERPRVLYVSRGDYALEEYLRRLYDVERVAEVPEDLGDYYAVVVHDVAAPDLGSVGALQKYVIDGGGLVVVGGEHAYEKGGYGSSQIASMLPVRVGGSTGRRSQVVLAVDVSGSAKSGMRVQKSLALDVLDQLGGQNRVGLVAFNRQAYRVANLTALDGSRADLERKIRSLRSGGGTNVARGLLGASNLLGDRGGTVVLLSDGRDAAKPSFAAADRLESRDVRVVTVGVGSVNAKVLRGIAERTGGTFLPADETNRLRVEFGGPNRRYDGDHLVVVDDGHFVTRGVDPTASLPGSNEVGVKAGANLLAATGYGAPALSAWRFGLGRVVAVTAYGADGSLGGLRTRPASLLLSRSVNWAVGDPQRKATGVVSAPDTRVGRPTRLVYAGEERPSVEGISFSKVAADRYEARPVPDARGYRDVLGSSFAVNYRAEYAALGVSPALKRAVERTGGETFGTRQASAIADAVTQQTTHRRRIERRWDWALLLAGLVVYVGEVCARRLGRYRGRGAIP; this is translated from the coding sequence ATGGTGCCGGCGACGCTCGTGCGACCAGAACTCGTCCGATTAGAACTCGTCCGAGCGGTCGCCCGGCGAGCGGCCGTCCCCGGCGTTTCCGTTCCGGGGTTCGACGCGACGGTCGAGTTCGCCCGGCCCGCCGTCCTCGCCGCGCTCCCGGTCGCCGCGGTCGTCCTCGGGTTGCTCGTCCTCCGCCGCGGCGGCGGCCGGGCGGCGACCCCGGACGCGGGAGCGGGTCGGCGCGCCCGAATCGCGCTGTTGGCGACCCGGACGGTCGTCGTCGCCTGCCTCGTCGTCGCCGCGGCCGGCCCGACGACGGTCACCACCGCGACGACCCCGGGCGACCCGACGGTCACGATGCTGGTCGACCGGAGCGCGAGCACGGACGTCTACCCGTCGGTCGCCGACGACCTCGAGGCCGCCATCGAATCGGAGGGCGTCGCCGTCGACCGGGTTCGGGTCGCCGCGGGCAATCGCTCGCGCGTCGGCGACGGACTGCTCGCGAACCTCCGGCCGAACGGGAGCGTGCTCGTGGTCTCGGACGGGCGGGTGACCGGGGGCGCGTCGCTCGCGCGCGCCGCCGACGTCGCCGAGTCCGTCGACGCGACCGTCAACCGGGTTCGGTTGACGCCGAACCGGACCGACCGTCGCGTCGCGGTCTTCGGACCGTCGAAGGTGAGCGTCGGCGTCGAGAACCGGTTCGCGGTCCGCGTCTCCGGCGTCGAGAGCGGAGAATCCGCCGGAGGCGGCGGAGAGGGCGCGAACGGCGGGGCTGCACCGACCGGCGCGACGGTGACCATCGAGGTCGACGGCTCGGTGGTCGACTCCCGGCCGGTCCCCGAGAACGGAACCGTCTCGGTCACCCGGAACTTCTCGTCCGTCGGCCCGCACCGAATCACGGCCCGACTGAACGGCGACGACGTCCACGCGGCCAACGACGTCTACCGCAAGACGGTCCAGGCGGTCGAGCGACCGCGCGTGCTGTACGTCAGTCGCGGCGACTACGCGCTGGAGGAGTACCTCCGTCGGCTCTACGACGTCGAGCGCGTCGCCGAGGTCCCCGAGGACCTCGGCGACTACTACGCGGTCGTCGTCCACGACGTCGCCGCGCCGGACCTCGGGTCGGTCGGCGCGCTCCAGAAGTACGTCATCGACGGCGGCGGCCTCGTGGTCGTCGGCGGCGAGCACGCCTACGAGAAGGGCGGCTACGGGTCGTCGCAGATTGCGTCGATGCTCCCGGTTCGCGTCGGCGGGTCGACGGGCCGACGGTCGCAGGTCGTCCTCGCCGTCGACGTGTCCGGGAGCGCCAAGTCGGGGATGCGCGTCCAGAAGTCGCTGGCGCTCGACGTGCTCGACCAACTCGGCGGGCAGAACCGGGTCGGACTGGTCGCGTTCAACCGCCAGGCCTACCGGGTCGCCAACCTCACGGCGCTCGACGGTTCGCGCGCCGACCTCGAACGGAAGATACGAAGCCTCCGGAGCGGCGGCGGCACCAACGTCGCCCGCGGGCTCCTCGGCGCGTCGAACCTGCTCGGCGACCGGGGCGGAACCGTCGTCCTGCTCAGTGACGGCAGGGACGCGGCCAAACCGTCGTTCGCGGCGGCCGACCGGCTCGAATCGCGGGACGTCCGCGTCGTCACCGTCGGGGTCGGGTCGGTCAACGCGAAGGTGCTCCGCGGCATCGCCGAGCGAACCGGCGGAACGTTCCTCCCCGCCGACGAGACGAATCGGCTCCGAGTGGAGTTCGGCGGGCCGAACCGGCGGTACGACGGCGACCACCTGGTCGTCGTCGACGACGGCCACTTCGTCACCCGCGGGGTCGACCCCACCGCGTCGCTCCCGGGGTCGAACGAGGTCGGCGTCAAGGCCGGTGCGAACCTGCTCGCGGCGACGGGTTACGGCGCGCCCGCGCTCTCGGCGTGGCGGTTCGGACTCGGCCGCGTCGTCGCCGTGACCGCCTACGGGGCCGACGGGAGCCTCGGCGGCCTCCGGACGCGGCCCGCCTCCCTGCTGCTCTCGCGGTCGGTGAACTGGGCCGTCGGCGACCCCCAGCGGAAGGCGACCGGCGTCGTCAGCGCGCCCGACACCCGCGTCGGCCGGCCGACCAGGCTCGTCTACGCGGGCGAGGAGCGCCCGAGCGTCGAGGGCATCTCGTTCTCGAAGGTCGCCGCCGACCGGTACGAGGCCCGGCCGGTCCCCGACGCGCGGGGATACCGGGACGTCCTCGGGAGTTCGTTCGCCGTCAACTACCGGGCCGAGTACGCCGCGCTCGGCGTCTCGCCCGCACTGAAGCGGGCCGTCGAGCGGACCGGCGGCGAGACGTTCGGCACCCGCCAGGCGAGCGCCATCGCCGACGCCGTGACCCAACAGACGACCCACCGGCGCCGAATCGAACGCCGGTGGGACTGGGCGCTGTTGCTCGCCGGCCTGGTCGTCTACGTCGGCGAGGTCTGCGCCCGGCGACTCGGGCGATACCGCGGACGAGGAGCGATTCCATGA
- a CDS encoding DUF58 domain-containing protein translates to MITTDFLAELDRFDAARDRHARSRNQGERTTDSVGEGLTFADYRRYAPGDQPRFIDWNLYARTDELYVKQFEAERNFTVHVLVDASASMDFGDGDAHKFEYAAKLGLGFAYLTVREHNEFRFAVFDGTAERLDRGRSNRGEVLGLVDRCNAVELDGEADFETALADYAATIRSKALVVVCSDFLADRDAVDAGLEALASNRLLLAHVVSPGERDLPSAGDTVFESLESDERARTYVGKRLARRYRDRFDAHAGSVEAVARDLRARYERLDTDAPFFESFGDLWFE, encoded by the coding sequence ATGATAACGACCGACTTCCTCGCCGAACTCGACCGGTTCGACGCCGCCCGGGACCGGCATGCACGCTCGCGAAATCAGGGCGAGCGGACGACCGACTCGGTGGGCGAGGGGCTGACGTTCGCCGACTACCGGCGGTACGCGCCGGGCGACCAGCCGCGGTTCATCGACTGGAACCTCTACGCCCGCACCGACGAACTGTACGTCAAGCAGTTCGAGGCCGAGCGCAACTTCACGGTCCACGTACTGGTCGACGCCAGCGCGTCGATGGACTTCGGCGACGGCGACGCCCACAAGTTCGAGTACGCCGCGAAACTCGGCCTCGGCTTCGCCTACCTCACCGTCCGGGAACACAACGAGTTCCGGTTCGCCGTCTTCGACGGGACCGCAGAGCGCCTCGACCGCGGGCGCTCGAACCGCGGCGAGGTGCTCGGACTCGTCGACCGGTGCAACGCGGTCGAACTCGACGGCGAGGCCGACTTCGAAACCGCGCTCGCCGACTACGCCGCGACCATCCGCTCGAAGGCGCTGGTGGTCGTCTGCAGCGACTTCCTCGCCGACCGCGACGCAGTCGACGCCGGCCTCGAAGCCCTGGCCTCGAACCGGTTGCTCCTCGCCCACGTCGTCTCGCCCGGCGAGCGCGACCTGCCGAGCGCCGGCGACACCGTCTTCGAGTCGCTCGAGTCCGACGAGCGCGCCCGGACCTACGTCGGCAAGCGACTCGCGCGGCGCTACCGCGACCGCTTCGACGCCCACGCCGGGAGCGTCGAAGCGGTCGCTCGCGACCTCCGGGCGCGATACGAGCGACTCGATACGGACGCGCCGTTCTTCGAGTCGTTCGGCGACCTCTGGTTCGAGTGA